The sequence TATAAATTTGATACTCCATTATCTTTTTCAACAAACCATATTTCATCTCTACGCAATAAATCCATATCCATATAGATAGTGTTGTGTGTTGTAAATATTAATTGAGCATTGTTAGGATTTTTTTCTTTATCTGTAAATGTCAATAATATATTTCTCATAAGTAATGAATGTAATTTAATATCTAGCTCATCAGCAAAAAATACTCCTCCTTTTTCCAAAACATCTAGTAAGGTTTGATATAAAGAAAACATTTTTTTAGTTCCTGATGATTCTTCATTCATAGATATTCTAGCAGTTGAAGTCCCTTTATCAGATTTATGTATGGTAAAAACTCTGTAATTGTCTTTATCATTTTCATCAATAGCAGAAATTTTTTCTACTTCTATATCAATAATAGAGTCATCAAAAGAATTTATAAAACTAACTAAATTTTTTCTAACCTCTTCACTCTCAATTATATTATTAGGTAATATATTTTCTAAAAGTGCACCATACAATGAGTTACTAAAATTAATTACTTCAGTATTTATAAACCAAGTTCTCACTCTGATAAATTCATCTATATTTAACTTTGCTCCTAATGAAACCAAAAGTGTTTTCTCTTTTAAAGAAATTTCTAAATTCTCTCTAAACTTTTCTATTGAAGAATCTAAATAAAGTTTTTGATTTCTTTCTCTTTTAAAAATATAAGTATAGTCTTCATTTCTTTTTACACCAGTTTTTGTATTAGAGGCTAAATACTCCTCTAAAATACCCGAATTATCTATTTTAAATCCATAGTTATAATATAGTTCTTTTTTGCCTTTTTTATCTATATAATTAATTTCAAATTCACTTGGTTTTTCTTTACTTTCACTAAATTTAAAAGAATCTACTTTTAATTTATATGGATTTTTTTTATTATCATCTGAAAAAGATAAAGATTCTAAAACACACAATGCCATAAATTGAAAAGCTTCAAATACAGATGATTTTCCACTTGCATTTGCACCATAAATAGCTGTCACAGGTAAAACTTTTTCATTAAGAGTATTTCTTATATGTGAAGATAACTCACTGCTTCCACTTGCTCTCATATCTAAAATTCCTTCATCTTCAAATGACCTATAATTTGAGAAATAAAATTGTAATAACATTCTTCTTTCTCCTTTCTAAAATTGATTTATTTTATTATACACTATTTTTATAAAAAAGTAAAGCTTTTGAGCTAAAACCTCAATTTCATTCTTTTTAGTTTTAACTTTAAATTTTAGTTTTTTTGTTATATACTATATTATCTACAAACTAATTATTAAGGAAAATTTTATGGAACGAATAATAATGCACTATGATATGGATGCTTTCTATGCTTCTATTGAAATCAACAGAAATCCTAAGTTAAAAAATAAACCTCTTGTTGTTGGAGAAAATATTGTTACAACTGCTAGTTATGAAGCTAGAAAATATGACATTCATTCAGCAATGAAAGTTTCTGATGCAAAACTACTTTGTCCTAAACTCATTGTACTTCCTGTTGATAAGACTGAATATATTAGAATTTCTAATGAAATACATAATTTAATTTTAAAGATTACAAATAAAGTGGAATTTGTTGCAACAGATGAGGGATATATTGATTTAACTGATGTTATAAAGCCAGAAAATAAAAAGGCTTTTGTTATAAAATTTAAACAAAGAATAAAAGAATTAACTAATTTAACCTGTTCTGTTGGGATTGGTTTTAATAAGTTATCTGCTAAGATAGCAAGTGATATAAATAAACCTTTTGGATTCTTCATATTTGAAAATGAAGAGGAATTTATTAAACATATCTCAGATAAAAAAATTAAAATTATTCCAGGAGTTGGAAAAAAGTTTTTTGAAATCTTAAAAAATGATAAAATTTTTTATGTCAAAGATATTTTTAAATATCCACTTGATTATCTTGTGAAAAAATATGGAAAATCTCGTGGAGAAAACTTATATTGTTCTGTTAGAGGAATAGATTTTGATGAGGTTGAATATCAAAGAGAAATTTATTCTATTGGAAATGAAGAAACTTTTTTAATACCTTTACAAAATAATTCAGAAATAATAAGAGAATTTAATTCCTTATTTGAATATACTTTTGAAAGATTGTTAAAAAATAATGTTTTTACTCAAAGTATTACTATTAAGATGAGATATACTTCATTTAAAACTTATACTAAAAGTAAAAAATTAAAATTTTCTACAAGAAGCAAAGATTTTCTTTATAATGAAATGTTCGAATTAATAAATTCCTTTGAAAAAGAAGACGAAGTTCGACTTTTAGGAGTATATTTTGGAGATATAAAGAAAAGTAATTTAGTTCAATTAGCACTTAATAAAAATTTATAAATAGCATAAAAATAGGCTACTATGGTAACCATTAATGATTAGCATGTAGCCTATAAAAAATTTTTAAAATTTTAATTCAAGTCCAAGTTTATAAACTGGTTTTGTTTTTGAGTCCATAAAATTTTGCATATCTTTTTGAGTATCTCTATATTTAAAAGAGTCGTAACCTATTCCAGCTAAAACATTAACTTCTGTATTTCCATTTCTATATAGGTTGTATGAACCTGTTAAAGAAGTATCTAATGATGATTTTATACTATCATGTGGAATATGAGTCATAACATCAAATCTAAGTCCAAAATCATCAGTAAATTGATAATTTGCTTCTCCTCCCACTCTTATTCCTCCTGCATTAAATTTTCTTTCATCATTACTTACTGTTGTACTACCACTAGATGAGAACTTATATGAAAATTGAAAAACTGAAAATTCTATTTTTGGAGTAACAGTAAATTTAGAATTTAATTTAAAATCATAGGAAAATCCTAAATTATGAAAAGCATATAAGTGCTTACTTGAGATCTTATCTCCTTTTCTAAGTTGAAGATCATGTGTCTTTAAATCTTCATTTAAGGTTGTATCTCCTTTGAAAGATTTATATTTTATTCCATAATAAATTCCAAAATTATCCCATTTTGCTCCCACAAATAATTCGGGATAATTAATATTTTTTATATTTAATTCATCAAATGTAGGTCTTCTTTCTGAAGTAGTATTAAATTGTCCTCCCTTTGGAATTTGAACAAAGCCATCAATTCTTCCAAAATTATGAGTATATCTCACTGTATAAGATTTTGGTAATGTCGGTTTTGCAGCAAAAGCTGTAACAGATAGTGCTAGCATTGATAATAGAATTAAACTTTTTTTCATTTTATCCTCCTAAAAATGTTATTAGTTAAATTATAGCATATTATTTTTATTTTAAAAGTTTTATTTTCTTGCAATAAAAAAGGAGTAGTTATGTTAACTCTCCTTAAAAATTTCTATTCTTTTTTCTTTTCTAATTCTTCTATCATTTTTTCTAATTTTTTTTGTTTTTTATCTAATTCATTAATTCTAATTTCAATAGAATTTAATATCCAAAATTGAAAATGCATTGATTTTTGAGTTTGTTGTTGCATCCAAATTATCTTAAAACTAAGTATTAAAATCAAAAGTAAAAGTGTTGTTGTAGGAGATAATTGTTTTAATATTATTCCAGTTACAAAAATTACCAAAACTATACCAACAAAAAGAGTTGTAATTAATTTTGATTGGGGATTATTATTTCCACCTATTTTTCCAATAACTTCTCTCAATTCTTCTTTTTCTTTAAGAAAGTCATTCAAATCTTCCTTTAATTGATTTTTCATAAGCACCTACCTTTTTATTTTAGCTATAAGTGGCATTCTTCTTTTGTATTCACTTCTATTCATTCTTCTTACAATATTATCAACTAAATCTTTATTGAAGCCTTCTGCTAAAACTTCTTCTACTGTCTTATTTTCTTCTAATAATCTGTACATAACTTGATCTGCTTCTTTATAAGTCAAGCCCATTTCTTGTTCATCAGTTTGACCTTCCCATAAATCAGCACTGGGTTTCTTTTCAATCAATTCATTTGGAATTTTTAAATATCTTGATAAATCCCAAATATTTGTTTTATATAAATCTCCTATTGGATTTAAAGCACAAGCAGCATCTCCAAATTGTGTACTATATCCTAGATAAATTTCTGTCTTATTAGATGTTCCTACAACTAAGGCATTTTCCTTTGAAGAATAATCAAATAATATTGACATTCTTTCCCTTGCCATTTTATTTCCCATTCTTAAAGATGTAGCTTCCTTTTCATTTTTAAAGTAAGCATCTATCATATCAGTTATTTCAATAGTCTTAGAATTTATTTTTAAATCTTCTACCACTAATTTTGCATGATTTAAGCTATCTGGATTTGATGATTTATATGGCATCATAATAGCAAGTACATTTTCTTTTCCTAAAGCATCTCTTAATAAATAAGCTACAAGTGCTGAGTCTATGCCACCTGATAAACCTAATACAGCTTTTGAAAAACCTGCTTTCTTAAAATTTTCTCTTAAAAATTCAACTAATTCATTATGAACTTCTTTTAAATTCAAATCTAATTTATTCATTTTTACACCTCTTTATATTTCATCTAATCCAAATTTACCTAATTTTGCTACTCTATAATCTCTTAAAAGTGTATAAGCTGCTTGTAAGACATTTAATTCTCCACCTTTATTTAACATTGCCATTCTTAATGCTATTTTAGATAAAATATTTTCTAAGACTTTATCATCTCTATCTTCTTCTAAAAGTTTATATCTTTCTTTTAAACTTTCCCATCTACCTTGCTCTAACATTTTTCTTAAAAGACTACAAGCAACATCTTCTAGTGGTAGTATTTCATCTCTTATTGCTCCTGTTATTGCAAGATTTATTCCAACAGTTTTACTCTCAAATTTTGGCCATAAAATTCCCGGTGTATCTAAAAGCTCTATTCCTTCTTTTATCCTGACCCATTGTTTTCCTCTTGTAAAACCTGGTTTATTTCCAACAGCAGCACTATTTTTACCTACTATTCTATTTATTAATCTTGATTTTCCAACATTAGGAATACCTAAAACAATTATTCTTGTACTAACTTTTTTTAAACCTTTTTTTAATAATTTTTCTTTTCTCTCTTTTGAAACAAATTCTATTGCTTCATAAAGTTTTTTTACATTGTAACCTGTCTCTGCACTCATTTCAACAACTTCATCTGCAAAATCTTGTTCTTTAAAATATTTTTTCCATTTATCTAGTTCCTGTTTTGAAACTAAATCTGACTTATTTAAAACAATTATTCTCTTTTTATTTTTACTCAAACTTGCTATATTAGGATTTTTACTTGACAAAGGTATTCTTGCATCAACAATTTCTAAAACCACATCAATAAGTTTCAAATTTTCTTCAATTAAATCTTTTGTTTTTTTCATATGTCCCGGATACCAGTTAATCTGTGTCATTGACATATTTATTTCCTCCCTTTTGTTCCTTTTGTTGTGGCTCTATAAGTAAAACAATTTCACCTTTTATAGGATTTTTCTCTAATTTTTCTATAAGTTCAGATGTACTTCCTCTTAAAACTTCCTCATAAATTTTAGTGATTTCTCTAACAATAACAACATCTCTTTTTCCCATAAAAGTTTCTATATCTTTTAAAGTTTTTTCTATTCTAAAAGGAGACTCATATATAACTATTGTTCTTTCT is a genomic window of Fusobacterium nucleatum containing:
- a CDS encoding AAA family ATPase, with amino-acid sequence MLLQFYFSNYRSFEDEGILDMRASGSSELSSHIRNTLNEKVLPVTAIYGANASGKSSVFEAFQFMALCVLESLSFSDDNKKNPYKLKVDSFKFSESKEKPSEFEINYIDKKGKKELYYNYGFKIDNSGILEEYLASNTKTGVKRNEDYTYIFKRERNQKLYLDSSIEKFRENLEISLKEKTLLVSLGAKLNIDEFIRVRTWFINTEVINFSNSLYGALLENILPNNIIESEEVRKNLVSFINSFDDSIIDIEVEKISAIDENDKDNYRVFTIHKSDKGTSTARISMNEESSGTKKMFSLYQTLLDVLEKGGVFFADELDIKLHSLLMRNILLTFTDKEKNPNNAQLIFTTHNTIYMDMDLLRRDEIWFVEKDNGVSNLYSLDDITNEKGEKVRKDSNYEKHYLLGNYGAIPNLKNLLGRE
- the dinB gene encoding DNA polymerase IV: MERIIMHYDMDAFYASIEINRNPKLKNKPLVVGENIVTTASYEARKYDIHSAMKVSDAKLLCPKLIVLPVDKTEYIRISNEIHNLILKITNKVEFVATDEGYIDLTDVIKPENKKAFVIKFKQRIKELTNLTCSVGIGFNKLSAKIASDINKPFGFFIFENEEEFIKHISDKKIKIIPGVGKKFFEILKNDKIFYVKDIFKYPLDYLVKKYGKSRGENLYCSVRGIDFDEVEYQREIYSIGNEETFLIPLQNNSEIIREFNSLFEYTFERLLKNNVFTQSITIKMRYTSFKTYTKSKKLKFSTRSKDFLYNEMFELINSFEKEDEVRLLGVYFGDIKKSNLVQLALNKNL
- a CDS encoding NAD+ synthase — protein: MNKLDLNLKEVHNELVEFLRENFKKAGFSKAVLGLSGGIDSALVAYLLRDALGKENVLAIMMPYKSSNPDSLNHAKLVVEDLKINSKTIEITDMIDAYFKNEKEATSLRMGNKMARERMSILFDYSSKENALVVGTSNKTEIYLGYSTQFGDAACALNPIGDLYKTNIWDLSRYLKIPNELIEKKPSADLWEGQTDEQEMGLTYKEADQVMYRLLEENKTVEEVLAEGFNKDLVDNIVRRMNRSEYKRRMPLIAKIKR
- the ylqF gene encoding ribosome biogenesis GTPase YlqF: MSMTQINWYPGHMKKTKDLIEENLKLIDVVLEIVDARIPLSSKNPNIASLSKNKKRIIVLNKSDLVSKQELDKWKKYFKEQDFADEVVEMSAETGYNVKKLYEAIEFVSKERKEKLLKKGLKKVSTRIIVLGIPNVGKSRLINRIVGKNSAAVGNKPGFTRGKQWVRIKEGIELLDTPGILWPKFESKTVGINLAITGAIRDEILPLEDVACSLLRKMLEQGRWESLKERYKLLEEDRDDKVLENILSKIALRMAMLNKGGELNVLQAAYTLLRDYRVAKLGKFGLDEI